The nucleotide sequence GTGATCAACGCAAAAAAAGTGAGTGTTTTAACAATGTGTTGTTTATAAAATAAGCTTAGATAGGCGACAGCAAAAAGTAAAATACCGAGTAGGGCGACTACGCCTCCTTCTATTCCCCAGAGTAATATTTCGTTGTGTGGATGAGCTAGGTTGTTAATTGGCATTGGTGTCTCGCTATTAGCTCTAGCTTTTGCTAAATGATATTCTCGATAGGTCTTTTCAAAATTACCATAGCCATAACCGCCAATTGGGTTTTGTTTAATTAACTCAAAACCAATGCCAATTATGTCAGTGCGCACGTCTTCGGTTTCAAATAGTGGTTTAATCTTCGCAGGATCTTGTATCGGCTCTGGTTTGGCCAAAGCGCCGACAGTTGAACCAACAATCAACAACAAAGCAGCTAAGAAAATAGTTTTAGAGCGATTTGCGAGTAAATAAGGAGTTAGCATAATAAGGGCGATAATTAGCCCATAAATACCTGTTTTTGATTGAATATAACAAAGGATAAAACTTGCTAAAGGTATGGTAATTAAAATTATTAACTGCCACGACAATTTACGTTTAAACAAACGGTTCGATATAAATTTACGCTGCGCCAATAAATAAAAGCTCAGAACTATGCCGGTTGTCATAAAAGATGACATCACATTGGTTTGTTGAAATACACCACTTGGATTCTTAATCGCAGGAATAAAAGGTAGTGAGCGCACTAAATCAGGAATATAAAGTTGAAAAATACCGCTAAGGGCCTCAATTAATACGCCAATAATTACTATTGCTAGCATCGTTTGTCTTTGCACTTTACCAATTTCAAATTGCGCAATAGCCAAAAGACACAATAAACCTGTTGCTAATCCAATTAATCGTGGGATTGCATACTCAGAAAATGGGCTACCAAAAGACAGCGGAAGAATAAGGAGTGCTAGTGCTGCACCGCTAATGACGTGGAACGTGCTGTAGTAGAGTTTTTTATTTAGCGTTACTTGCCAAAGTCCTAATCCTATGAAAATTGACATAAATAGCCATGTCATCACGTTAAAGGCAAAATATAAACCAGAGCCTCCAGGGTTAGGCATAAAAAAATGCATGCCTAACGTAAATAGTAAGACTAATGATATTTTGAAGTAGTTAAAGAGATTGAAATTGGTTGTCATCATCACGCCAAAAGTAAGATTACATATTGCAATCATTGTTTTTTAATCAATATGTTATAGTCTTAATAATATGATCTATATTGGTGTAAGATGCTAATTTATTAGCGAGTTTTTTTGACTGTTAAGGTGTCGTTTGAAAGTAAATATAAGCAGCGTTGGAAAAACGTCTGGCGTAACATTAATTGAACTAGTTGTGGTGATCTTGATAGTCACCATTCTAGCCGTCACTGTAGCGCCACGATTTATAGGAGTCAGTAGCTTTGATGCCTATGTATACCGAGATCAAATGATTTCTAGTTTGCGCTTAATTCAGCAGCAAGCAATGCAGCAAACAGATGCGAATTCTTGTCATCAAATTCTTTTAACTAATCAAGGCTACGGCCAGTCAAATAATTGCAGTGTACCGTCTCTTGTGCCCGATTGGGATAGCAATAATTTAGGCTTTGCAATTCCTGCCGACTCTACGGTGACTATTAGGTCATTATCGACCAATACATTTACTTTTAATTCGTTAGGCACAGCTGAAGAGTGCACAGGATTTGGTTCACGTATTTGTATTATCGAATTTGCTAACGGCAATGACAGCGCATCAATTTGTATTGAAGCGCAGGGATATATTCATGATTGTTAATCTTAGAAAACAGCATGGATTTACGTTAATAGAGCTCATTATCGGAATGACCATGATGGTTATTGGTATTGGCTTCATTATGGCGGCTATGCTTCCGCGCGAGCAGCAAAGCGCTGATCAAATTCATTTAATTCGAGCGGCTGAATTGGGTCAAAGTTTGATGAATGAAATTACTTCAAAGGCATTTGATCAAAACAGTGACTTATCGGGAGGGGTATTACGGTGCAATGAAACAGGATGGCAAGCGTGTACAGCGTCTGCCAACTTAGGTAATGAGAGTGAAGAACGGACAAGCTACAATGATGTCGATGATTTTAATGGATTAAGTAATTTTGAAGATGCACTAGGTAGCAACATAAGTGGTTTATATGTGGGGTTTAGTGTCAATGTCCAAGTTTTCTATGACAATAATTATGATGGAATATCTGATGTTTACTTGGCTGATGGCAGCGAAGAAAATAGCTCTCTAGCCAAATTGATTTCAATTACGGTAACTACTCCACTAGGCACCTCAATTACATTTGCGAATTATAAAGCGAATTTCGAATGATAGGATTAATTAAAAATAATTTTAGAGTTCCCCACTATGGCCCATTGTCTAGAAAAACTAGTGGTTTTACTTTACTGGAACTAGTGTTGGTTATTGCTATTTTAGGAATTATCTCGGTAGGTTTTATTGGCTTTATTAACATAGGCTCTAACGTCTATAAAAATGTGTCATCTCGAGATTTGTTAATAAGCGATGCACGCTTTGCGGTTGAGCGATTGAATCGTGAATTGAGAAATGCATTACCCAATTCAATTCGAATTATCGACAATAACGGTGATACTCAATGTCTAGAATTTGTCCCTGTACTGGTAAATAGCATCTATCTCGAAATTCCTATATTTCCTATAACGGCTGGCACTGTTGATATTGTTCAGCCAAGTATTGATTATACACCTACTTTTAACACTAAAGATCGAGTTGTTGTTTATCCAATCAGTGCTCATGATGCCTATGACCATGCAAATATTAGTAAATCGGTAAAACTTACAACGATTGATAAAGATGCAACAACACGTTGGACAATTAATTTAGCGGAAAGCGATTTTTCTTTTGAAGTAGAGTCTCCCAATCAGCGATTGTTTATCGTTTCGCAACCTGTAAGCTATTGTGTCTCAGCCGGTGAATTGCGACGCAGCGAAGGCTATGGTTATAACCCTGCGCCTACTATCATTAATGGTGGTGTGCTTATGGCTGAACATATAGATCTATCGGAAGGTTACCCTTTTGCATTTGATGCGAAGTTACAAAGTGATGCCATCGTACAAGTTAACTTAAAGTTTACTCAGAATAATGAAAGTGTATTTTTTTCAAATGGAGTACATATCACTAATGTCCCATAACAAAGCTTTTAGTCGAAATAGATCTTACAAGTCACGTTGCTTGCAAAGTGGTGCAAGTTTAATTATGGCTATCTTTATGATTATTATTTTTAGTTTGATGGCCGCTGTTATGGTAAAGATGATGCGCGCTTCTAGCGAAAATATAAGCTATGAAGTTATTGGTACTAGAGCATACGCAGCAGCAGGCGTCGGTAATCAATGGGCTTTGCAGATATTATTTCCACTTAACTCCTCCGCGGCAAGTTGCGCAGATGTAACATCAGCGACGCTGCCTAATATATCGAATACTCAAGGGCTTTTAAATTGCAGAATCGATAATATCGAATGCAGCAGTTTTGTAGAGTCGGGAGTCAGTTATTATACTGTAACGTCGACCGGAGTATGTGATATAGGAAATGTAAGTACGTCGAGAACATTGCAAATCGATGCAAGGAGCCTGTAGATGTACTATTGGTTAAACAAAGTATTATTAGTAACTATTGTATTTACTGTATTTTTCCCCTTCAAAAGTGTCGCTGAGCAACAATGTTCTGCTGCGATAGGCCAAGTTACTATCAATGAAGTTTATGATGCATCAGGTAATTCTGATATTAATTTTATTGAGGTTAAAATCCTAACTGAAATAATCTCTACGGTAGATATATCTTCATATACCTTATCACTTTCAAATACCAACATTGGTAATGTTGATCCTATGATTATCAGTTTGAGTGATGCAATCGCCTGTACTGATTGCCCTTGGTTTTATACCACCGAAAACAACGGAAATATGGCAAAAATTGTTTTTGATGCTGATGGTTTTGATATGTTATTGCTCGATGGCGACAATAATATAGTTGATTATTTAACCGTCAATGGATACGCAGAACAAAGCAATAATTGCGAGTTTCCATACCCTACAGAAGCGTTTATTGATGGCAATGGTAATAAAATAAAATCAATTCATCGAATTGGTGATGGCACTGGTGATTGGCAACAAGTTGAAAGTAATTCCTCGCAAACCCCTGGTGATGGGAATGATGATTCATCTTTTCCTTATATTGTTGTTGATGATGTCACAGTAACTCAAGGTACAGTTGCGACCCTTACTGTTAGGTTGGAAGATATACCTAATAACTTTGATCAGATTATAAGTTTTAATTTTACAACCGTTGACGGCAGTGCATTAGCCGATGAACATTATGACACTGTCATTGAAGCATATAATTTAGACCCCGATGCAGGGCAAACCTCACTTGAGATAGAGATTCCAACTGTTCTCATCCCTGATCAGGTCACTCGAGAGTTTTATGGCGTTATTTTTTCTGGAAGCGCAGTAAATATAAGAGATGGTGAGGCAACAATAACAATTGACCCAGCAGAAACATTTGACCATTTTGAAATTTCTCACAATGGCAATGGCTCCACCTGTACGGCAGAGTTTGTCACGATTAAAGCTTGTAAGAATGAGGCTTGTGATGAGTTATATACGGATGAGTTGAAATTTGATTTTCAAGTTAATGGTATAACCAAGTCAACTTTGACTATGGCAGAAGGTGAAATACTCACTAGTTTTAGTCATGGTTATATTGGTGATGCTCTGCTAGCAATTGCAAACCCAACAACGCCATCTGCTAATGGCACAATTTGTGATGCGAATGGCGTTGATAATTGTGTTATAACCTTTTCTGACGCAGAGTGTTTATCATGTCAAACTGGGTGGCAAGATGGCGCGACTAGTTTTGGCAATCAAGATGATGGCGTGGATTTTGGTGAAGATACACAAATCATTAACAACCCTGACAATATTTTGGCTGCGGCTAGTGTGAAAGTTGATGATAAATCGACGTTGTTATCATGTGAAGATGAACACTGTACAGCAGTAGGTGAACCTGCCGGAAAACCGGTTCTTGGTTCTTTTTTAGAAACTGTCAATCCACAAACTGAAGCGGTTGTAATAAATAAAGGTGAACAGGGCTTAGTCGGTAATGAAAACGTAAATCATTATAGTGAAATTGAAGTATTAGATGATGGTTACTTAAATTTTAGTAATGCATATTCCGAGTATCGAATAGACACATTGAAATTGCATCAAACGGTGACTTTAAATTTAGCTCCGGGTGATTATTGGATAAAAAACTTTTTGACAAAAAAAGGTAATGATAATTTACCTCAAGATGCAGAAAACTTAATTATAAACGTAGTTGGCGATGGTCTAGTTCGTATGTTTTTTACAGGGCATATCGACTTTTTTGATAATAATCGTATTAATGTTGGCGGAGATCCTGCTAATTTTTGGTTAGTGAGCTATGACCAAATACATATCAAAGAGAAAGCACAAATTTATGCTCTTATGTATGGGGAAGATGATTTCCATATAAAGGCCGATTCAATCTTAGTCGGTGCTATAAGCGCTGAAAAGGTTAAAGTAGAAGAAGACTCTCAAATAGTTTATGGCTGTGATTATAATCCGCCAATAGAGATCCCAGACGAATTGTGTGACGTAACCTTTATTGACGGTGCTACTAATCATGATCCATTAGGTCATATTACCTTTGAAGAGTTTTCGCAAATTACGAATAACCCTGACACCGCTCTTGCTTCAGTAACCGTTAATAATCCAGACTTTGATTTGTTTACAGACACTTGTGAAACTGCTCCTTGTGAAGCTAACGGTGTACCTAGTAAAGAGTTTGACCCTGGGGTGTTCAAATCTACTAATAGTTCCCTGAGCATTACAATCAATGGCAATGGTAATATTGGAGACGCCGGTGAGAATGAGTTTTCACAGGTGCAAGTTAATGAAAATTCAACCGCCTCGTTCACCAATAATTATAATCATTATCGTATAACCACAATGCAAATAGAGGCTAACAGTAATGTTGTTTTTGCAGCAGGTGATTATTGGATAGATACGTTAGTAATAGCAGAAGATGTTACTTTTGAATTGCAAGGTACTGTACGTTTATTTATTAACTCAGACGTTAACTTTTCTTCAGGTGATACTCTAAATAATTTAGGCGAACCAGAAGATTTATTTATTTTTGCATACAACAATATCAATTTAGCAGATGCTCCTGTACTTACACCTTATAAAAATGTGGAAATTAATGCTCATATTTATAGTCAAAATGATGTCGTCATAGGGAATAGAGGCTATATCAATGGTGCGATCGCTGCCGCGAACGTTTATGCATCGTATTTAAGTGAAATAGATTATCAATGTGAACTTGGCGTAGAGCCACCTGTTGAGCCGCCTGATCTAATGTGTGCTGCACCTTTTGTAGATGGCGCCACAAGTTTTAGTACTATTTCAGATGATAAGAAACCGAATATAAAATTTGGTAACAATGCTAAAATTTTACATAATCCAGATACCGTTCTAGAGTCTATTACCGTGGACTCTGATAGTGATGGCTTGTCTTGTATCGAGCCCGCGTTCGATCCTAGCCAAAATGCAGATTGTAGCGCAAGCGGTGCAGCAATTGCTCCGTTATCCCTTGACCCATTCTTAGAGTCTGAAAGTGCAGTCGACGAAATTGTCGAAGAAAATACCACTGTTGTTTTAGGGCCAGACGAAAATCAATTTGATTTTATTGAAGTAAAATCAAATGCTGTGCTCGAATTTTCCCCGAATACACTTGAATATCGTATTAATGAACTTAAATTGAAAGATAGTGCTACTGTGCGATTTGCACCAGGAGACTATTGGATAGGTAGTCTTGATACTGATGATACTGAGCATCATTTTGAAATTGTAGGTGAGGGCAAGGTTCGATTTTTTGTTGATGGTCACAGTGACATAAGAGATAACAGCACCTTTAATGACGGTGGCAATCCAGGAGATTTCCTGATTATTTCATACGACAAATTTCATGTGAAAAAGAACGTAGCGATTTCTGCTCTAATATACTCTGTAGGTGATTTTCATATCGAAAGTGGTTCTGTTTTATATGGAGCTGTATCGTCTGCGAAAATCGATCTAAAGGACAACTCAACCATTGAGTTTTCATGCATAACGGGTGAGCCGCCTGAACCTGTTTATCAAATAATCCATGATGGCGAAGGGTTAACATGTCAATACGAACCTATTGTTATAAAAGCATGTGCTGATAGTAGCTGCGATATGATTGATAATTCAATCAATACCAGTGTTGTTCTAGCTGTAAATGGTGATGTTGAAGCGACGATTAATATTGTTAATGGGGTAAGCGTAAATGCAAGCTTTACTCACGTCGAACCAACAACGGCAAGCTTATCACTCGTCGGTAGCGATTACCTCTGTCAAAATTTAGGTGATGATAATGAAAGCTGTGATCTTACATTTGCTGATGCTGGATTTATATTAGACGTACAGGATAACGTGTCATGCTCTAGTCAGCCGGTCACCATCAAAGCAGTTAAGAAAGATGAAAGTAGTTTGCAATGTGTCGGCGCATTTACTGGCCCGAAAAACGTAAATTTCAGTTTTGATTACTCGTTGCCTAATACTGGTACCCAAGTTCCTTATATTGATGGTGTGGCTATGAATGCCGCTGGCGTAGATAAGTCATACTTATTAATGTTTGACGAAAATGCGGAAGCGGTAATCAATGACTTTAGTTATAACGACGCTGGTCGAATTAACCTCAGAGCTAATTTCACTGAAAATACTGGCGATTTTGAACAGCTATATTTAGAAGGGGTGACTAATGTTCTACATTATCCGGCCAAACTTGTCGCTAGCGCGAATAAGAACTTACCGAACTCGCCTTTATTAGATGGTAGTGAAATTGAAAAAGCGGGTATTGATTTTAATATTTCTTTAAGTGCTCAATGTGAAACCGGTGAAATAACACCTAATTATCAGCCAGATCATAATCAGAGTATTGAATTTAAGGTCACAAGAGCTGCGCCAATTGATCCCGTTTTAGGCGGTAATGGCACGCTATCAGCCTTTAATGCGAGTTACCTAGCTGCAATAAATGGAAGCTTTGTTACAGCATTTATTGAACCGCAAGCATTTGTTGAAGGTGTAACATTTGACGACCAAAGTAGCTATTCTGAAGTAGGGTTAATTAATTTAGAGGCGCGAGATAGTGATTATAGCGGTTATGTTATCAATAGCGCTTCAAATACAATCGGCAGATTTACTCCGCACCATTTTAAACAAACGATTATTGAAAATGGCGATTTAGGCAGTCAGTGTGGAACATTTGCTTATACTGGAGAAACGATTGGCATCGCTAACGACATTGGCGCTATTTCTTATGATATTGCACCAGAGCTATTAATCACACCTTACAATGCCAGTGGTGAGATAACTAAGAACTATATCCAAGGCTTTATGAAACTGTCAGCACAAAGTGTATCTAGAACAAGCCCTACTGTTGATTATCAACAGCTTGGCGTAGACGACTCCCCGCTTACGGTAGTGGCAAATATCGAATTTGGCGAAGTTGACCCTATGACTGAGGCTGAGCAATCTGGCCAAGTTATATATCGTTTTAGCGCGCTTGATAACTATTTGTATGAAAGAAATCTTAACGCTTTGATCGCGCCATTTACTGGGCAATTAGAAGTTATCATCGATGAAATCGTCGACTTTGATGGTATTTCAGCACGCAACACAAATGATAATGGCGAAGAAATTAACAATGTTGAGCATCCTGTTGCCGGTCAAATAGATATAAAATTCGGCCGATGGTTTATTCATGACACTTTTGGACCTGAAGATGCGGAGATTCAACAAATTGCGCAAGTTGAACATTTCGATGGGACAAAGTTCATTATAAATACTGAAGATAACTGTACGATTTATGATATTGAGCAATTTGTCTTAAGTGAATTAGACTCTTTAACACCTTCAGATGTCGCCAAGTTTGATACAGAGCCAACGAATAGCACATTTAAAAATGGTGAAGTATTATCAATTATGCTTGATTCAATCGATGATGAAACGGGGCAAATTGGCGTTACCTATGAGGTACCGCAATGGTTGAAATTTGGTTGGCAAGATAATTCAATGCTCGATGAAAATCCGTTTGGAATTGCAACCTTCGGTGTTTTCGATCAAACAGGCGATAGAGTTATTGGTGAAAAAGAAATCGATAAGTAATTAAATAATTGAAATTTATGTGCTTATTGTAATTGCTGTCGAATAGTTTTATCTAATAAGAATACATGTTATAAACTCAATACAATAAAAATATACCATTGCAGTATTGAGGCTCAGTTGTCTTTACCTTCTATTGTTTTATTTCATCATGTACTAGTCCGGAATTTGACCGTTTTACTGTGCTGCTTATTATGCATTTCTAGCGCCGTTGCTGAAGATTCTTTACTTAACGGCCGTGTTTTAATTAATGAAATTTATGAGCATCAAAGTGATGGTTTTGTTGAGTTAAAAATTAATAACAATAGCGATTTCAATGCGTATTTATATATTGAAATTTGCTCTGGAAATAATGCTAGTCCTTGTTCGTCAAAGCAAATTTTTGATGATTCTAGTTTTACCTACCCTAACATTGATGTTACCGGCAGTGTGGCTGACTTTATTGATATGAAGGAAGGCTTTGTCATCACTTTGTATGATCAATTTGATAATGTAGTTGATCGTATAATTAGCAATAGTTACAGCTACATTGGAATGCCAAGTTACTCTGAAACGAGTAATATAAGCACTAAAAATGGCGACAAAGTCATCCGCCGATTACCCGATGGCAGTAAGCAGATTGCCAGTGGAATCGACATCGATGTTGATGTTATCTCATCTAATGCAGAAAAAAAACAAACCCGCGGTAAAAGTAATAACGGCAATCCAGATATTGCTAGATTGTTGCTGACATTTTCACAACAATCGTTAACCTGTGAACCTCTCGATGTTACTGTTCAAGCTTGTATTGATAGTAATGATTGTTCTTCTTTTGTTGCCATAGATAGCAATACAGGCATACAAATATCTGCAGACGGAAAGGTGTTCGATGTTGAAATAGATAGCAACGGTGTTGGTCATGCTCAAATTTTTCATAATCAAGCCGAAACCGTCCAATTGAGTACACCAGCCTATGCTTATGAATGTTCACCGAGTGGATGTTTTACGGAGTTTAAAAAATCAATTTTGCAATTAAGCCCAGTGACAGATACAACTAATGGATTTAGTGTATGTGGAGCGCCTAGAAATTTTGTACTGCAAGCTAAGCAAAGTGATGAGAATAATCAATGTCTCACTTTGTTTGCAAATGAAAGTGAAGAAGTCTCCTTTATTTCGAGCAATAGTGAACTCCTGATTAACGGTAGTCCGGTAAGTGAACAGCCGTTACTTTTGAACTTTGATGAGTTTGGCTATGCGAATTTGCAGTTACAATTAGACGATTCTGGCATAGTTGACTTGCAAAGTTCAGTGCTTTTATCTTTGCCAGGTGCTGGTGATTTGAGTTTGCTTGGTGCCTCAACATTAGGGTTTTACCCACAACAATTGGCCATTAACGCAAACCATAGCGATGGCACGGCTATTACAACTGAAAGCCCTGAAATTGCAGCGAAAGAGTTCAATTTCAATATAGATGCAATGTGCGCAAATGATGTAATTTCTAAATCTTATGTTGCTAGCAATGACGACTTGTTATTTACATTGGAACACGGTGACAATGTTCAATATTTAGGTGAATTCAATTTACCAGAAACCGGTGCAACAAATAAAATCAGCGATACGTCAGCTACCTTACTCAACACTAAGTTAGCGGCTGGCCGTTATGAAAATAAATTTGCTACTTATACCGAGTCTGGTGAATTAAAAATTACAGTTGAAGATAACTATTTTGGCCAAAAAGTTACTGGCAGCACGGTTATTTCGAAATTTATTCCTGAACATTTTGAATTGTCAGTAGAGGATTCTGGGAGTTATGCTTCGGCGAGCTGCGACAGCTTTAGTTATATAGGAAAGCAGTTTAATGGTGGTGGTGACATCATATACAATATGGTACCTGTTTTGGCGATAACGCCTTATTCGGCGATACACTCAGGTACAAAAACGATAACCAAAAATTATTCTTTTCAAAATACGATTGGACCTTTCAACATAACAAGACAGGCGTTGAATGACACTGTATTTGGGAGTAATGGAGCGTTGCCGTTAGAAGTTCAGGCCAGTTTGTATAGTAGTAACCATACCAGTACAGATATAAATAAACCTGGTGTCGTCTATTATCATTTAAGTATGGCAGATCATTTTTACTATAAACGCAGTAACAATAGCATGGTTGCCCCTTTTCTATCTGATATAGTGGTACAGATTAATGGTTTATCTGATGCTGACGGCGTTAATTGGCAGGCTTGTGATCCATCTGACGCTAACTGCATATGCTCAAATACATCATGTGAGCTTGATATTAACCCAACTCCTATCATAGTGAGCTTTGGACGTGCACACGTATTTGATACATTTGGCCCGGCAACTCAAAATCTACAACAGATAATACAGATACAATCATTTAATGGTAGTGCATTTAGCACTGTTACTAATGATAATTGCACTAGCTTTTTGGCTAGCGACATTAATTTATATGAGATTGATGAATTTATATTTAATACCGACGCTATCGTCAACAATAATGTAAATGTGGTTACGTTCAATAATGGCTCGGTCAACCATTTACAATTACCCGCGCCAAATAAGCAAGGACGAGTAGGCGTCATTTACCAATCACCTAGTTGGTTTCAATTTAATTGGTCAGGTGGTGCTAACTTTGATGAGAACCCTTTTGGTATAGCAACTTTCGGTGTGTTTAATCCACATCATCAACGTATAATTAACAGTAGAGAAGTTGAAAAAAATTAAAATTAGCGACGTTAAAACAACCTGACTAAAGATAATAAGCTTTGGAAATGGAGTGAAACACAAAAAAATTAATATTTTTAGTTATTTTTACAACTTTTGTCGTTTATTTTGGTCTTATGTGGGGTATCATTAACCAATATTAGAATAAAAAGTTGTCATTGGATTTATTTCTTTTTGGCAACCCTATATGCTCAATGCGCAGAGCTGAATAACCAAAGGAATAATCCCTACCATGTTTAAGATCTTACGTGGAATGTTCTCAAACGATTTATCTATCGATTTGGGAACAGCGAACACATTAATTTATGTAAAAGATCAAGGCATTGTCCTTGATGAACCATCGGTTGTGGCAATTCGCCAAGATCGAGCGGGTGGCAATAAAAGTGTCGCTGCAGTAGGTACTGCTGCGAAACAAATGCTAGGTCGTACTCCTGGTAACATTGAAGCGATACGCCCAATGAAAGATGGTGTGATCGCAAACTTTTTTGTTACCGAAAAAATGCTTCAGCATTTTATCAAACAAGTTCATTCAAATAATTTCCTACGCCCAAGTCCTCGTGTATTAGTATGTGTTCCTTGTGGTTCAACTCAAGTTGAGCGTCGTGCGATTAAAGAATCTGCATTGGGTGCTGGTGCTCGTGACGTATATCTAATTGATGAGCCTATGGCGGCAGCAATTGGTGCTGACCTTCCGGTATCCGCTGCAACTGGTTCAATAGTGGTTGATATAGGTGGTGGTACTACGGAAGTTGGTATTATTTCACTTAACGGTTTAGTTTATTCATCATCAGTGCGAATCGGTGGTGATAAGTTTGATGATGCTATTATTAACTACGTGCGTCGTAACTTTGGTAGTTTGATTGGTGAAGCAACAGCAGAGCGTATTAAACAAGAAATAGGTAGTGCATACCCAGGTGAATCTTTAGTTGAAATTGAAGTTCGTGGTCGTAACCTAGCTGAGGGCGTGCCTCGCAGTTTCACTCTAAATAGCAATGAAATTTTGGAAGCATTACAAGAACCTTTATCAGGTATTGTTAGTGCTATTATGGTTGCTCTTGAACAAGCTCCTCCGGAATTAGCGTCAGATATTTCTGAACGTGGCATGGTGCTTACTGGTGGCGGCGCGTTATTAAAAGATTTAGATCGTTTACTGGCTGAAGAGACTGGTATTCCAGTTATCGTTGCTGATGACCCACTGACGTGTGTTGCGCGTGGTGG is from Thalassotalea crassostreae and encodes:
- a CDS encoding PglL family O-oligosaccharyltransferase, with the protein product MPNPGGSGLYFAFNVMTWLFMSIFIGLGLWQVTLNKKLYYSTFHVISGAALALLILPLSFGSPFSEYAIPRLIGLATGLLCLLAIAQFEIGKVQRQTMLAIVIIGVLIEALSGIFQLYIPDLVRSLPFIPAIKNPSGVFQQTNVMSSFMTTGIVLSFYLLAQRKFISNRLFKRKLSWQLIILITIPLASFILCYIQSKTGIYGLIIALIMLTPYLLANRSKTIFLAALLLIVGSTVGALAKPEPIQDPAKIKPLFETEDVRTDIIGIGFELIKQNPIGGYGYGNFEKTYREYHLAKARANSETPMPINNLAHPHNEILLWGIEGGVVALLGILLFAVAYLSLFYKQHIVKTLTFFALITPLLLHSQTEYPFYHSAIHWLVFLLIINASIFATGNVRSIALSQTFAVRTFALIIPIVAIPFLLTTLQTGYIVEKYKRENYRHPEQLLSIINPTVWAEEIVFVQTTLKFYDGKDQLDAKLLTEYIDWAKVYLERKPREEMYNNIAMALQILKKLQQPYNEGEAIKLLMDAQRLFPKRQMWGLDSGSLKALGSRF
- a CDS encoding type II secretion system protein; translated protein: MKVNISSVGKTSGVTLIELVVVILIVTILAVTVAPRFIGVSSFDAYVYRDQMISSLRLIQQQAMQQTDANSCHQILLTNQGYGQSNNCSVPSLVPDWDSNNLGFAIPADSTVTIRSLSTNTFTFNSLGTAEECTGFGSRICIIEFANGNDSASICIEAQGYIHDC
- a CDS encoding type II secretion system protein, which produces MIVNLRKQHGFTLIELIIGMTMMVIGIGFIMAAMLPREQQSADQIHLIRAAELGQSLMNEITSKAFDQNSDLSGGVLRCNETGWQACTASANLGNESEERTSYNDVDDFNGLSNFEDALGSNISGLYVGFSVNVQVFYDNNYDGISDVYLADGSEENSSLAKLISITVTTPLGTSITFANYKANFE
- a CDS encoding PilW family protein, with the translated sequence MIGLIKNNFRVPHYGPLSRKTSGFTLLELVLVIAILGIISVGFIGFINIGSNVYKNVSSRDLLISDARFAVERLNRELRNALPNSIRIIDNNGDTQCLEFVPVLVNSIYLEIPIFPITAGTVDIVQPSIDYTPTFNTKDRVVVYPISAHDAYDHANISKSVKLTTIDKDATTRWTINLAESDFSFEVESPNQRLFIVSQPVSYCVSAGELRRSEGYGYNPAPTIINGGVLMAEHIDLSEGYPFAFDAKLQSDAIVQVNLKFTQNNESVFFSNGVHITNVP